GCAGCGACGAGCGCGCCGGCCGGCTGCATGTGCATTTCCCGCGCATCGGCTTTGTACTGCGGGAAGTGCGCGCTTGAGCCGGCCTGCTTTGATGCCGGTGGCGTGGCGCTGCCTGCCGTTTGACGCGCTGCTGCCGCGCACGCTGTACGCGCTGCTCCAGCTGCGCAGCGCGGTGTTCGTGGTGGAGCAGGCCTGCGCGTTCCAGGACCTGGACGGCGCCGATGCCGACTGCATGCATCTGCTGGGCGAAGCTGTTGATCCAAATGGACAGCCGCAACTGCTGGCCTACACCCGCCTCGTCCCCGCCGGTCTCAAGTACCACGAGGCCAGCATCGGCCGCGTGGTCACCGCACCGGTCACGCGCGGCAGCGGCATGGGTCACGCGCTGATGGCCGAGTCCATCCGCATGCTGCACAGCCTGTGGGGCGTGCAGCCGATCCGCATCGGCGCGCAGGCGCACCTGGAACGTTTCTACAACGCGCACGGCTTCGTGTCCGACGACAAGCCCTATATCGAAGACGGCATCCCGCATCTGGAAATGCTTAGGCCAGAAGCCCCCCTGCGCCGCTTCGCGGCTTCCCCCCAGGGGGACCACGCCCTTGGACCGGCAGAGCCGGATCTTCGGCGTGTGCTGAATGGCTCCCCCTCAGACCCGCAGACCCCCGCCAGCCCATCAGGAGACAAGACGTGATTTCAGACTTCAAAGGCAAGACGGCGGTGCTGACCGGCGCCGGCTCGGGCTTCGGCCTCGAATGCGCGCGCATCGGCGCACAGCTCGGCATGAACCTTGTGTTGGTCGATGTGCAGCAGGACGCGCTGGACAAGGCCGAAGCGGAAATGAAGGCGGCCGGTGCGCAGGTGCTGGCCAGGCGCGTGGACGTGTCCAGCGCCGAACAGATGGAAGCACTCGCCGCCGACGTGGTGCAGCGCTTCGGCGCGCCGCATTTCGTGTTCAACAACGCCGGCGTGGGCTCCGGCGGCCTGGTCTGGGAAAACTCGGTGAAAGACTGGGAATGGGTGCTGGGCGTGAACCTCTGGGGCGTGATCCACGGCGTGCGCCTGTTCACGCCGCTGATGCTCGCCGCCGCAAAAGCCGACCCCGCGTTCCAGGGCCACATCGTCAACACCGCCAGCATGGCTGGCCTGCTCACGCCGCCCAACATGGGCATCTACAACGTGAGCAAACACGCGGTGGTGAGTCTCACCGAAACGCTCTACCAGGACCTCAAGCTGGTGAGCGACCAGATCAGCGCCAGCGTGTTGTGCCCGTACTTCGTGCCCACCGGCATCAGCCAGAGCCACCGCAACAAACCCGCCGAACTGGTCGACGAGAAAGCCACGCAGAGCCAGCTGATCGGCCAGGCCATGAGCGACAAGGCCGTGAGCTCGGGCAAGGTCACGGCGGCCGAGGTGGCGCAGAAAGTGTTCGACGCCATCGCGGCCGACCGGTTCTACATCTTCAGCCACCCCAAGGCGCTGGGCAATGTGCGCGCGCGCATGGAGGGCATCGTCAACCAGACCAACCCGGCCGATCCGTTCCTCGAACGGCCCGAGATCGGCGTGGGTTTGCGCGCGGCGCTGCGCGCCGTGTGAGACCGAGGCGGCCATGGCTGAGGGCGGTCACACCCTGTTCGACACCACCATCGGTGTCTGCGGCATCGCCTGGGGGCCGGAGGGTGTGGTCGCGGTGCAGCTGCCCGAGGCCGATGCCGCCCGCACCCGTGCGCGGTTGCTCATAGGACTGCCGCCACTGACCGAGGTGGCCCGGCCGCCGGCACCCGTGCAGGCCGCCATCGAAGGCATCCAGGCGCTGTTGAAGGGCGAGGCGCGGGACCTGCTCGAAGTGCCGCTGGACATGACCCGCCTCACGCCGTTCCAGCGCGAGGTCTATGCAATGGCCCGCGCCATACCGCCCGGCCAGACCCGCACTTACGGCGAGATGGCCCGGGCCCTGGGCGATGCCGGCCTGGCGCGCGCCGTGGGGCAGGCCCTGGGCCACAACCCGTTTGCCCCGGTCGTGCCCTGCCATCGCGTGCTCGCGGCGGGCGCCCGCTCGGGTGGCTTCTCGGCCCGCGGCGGCGTGGCGACCAAGTTGCGCATGCTGCAGATCGAAGGCGCGCAGATCGGTGGTGGGCCCGGTCTGTTCGATGGAGACGGCGCGTGATCACCGCCACCGAGCTGCTGACGGGCGCCATCCGGGTGGTGGATTACCGCTGCAGCGCCGGCCCCGCCGAGCAACCGTTCACCGAGCTGCACACAAGCCACTCGGTCTCCTACGTGCGCAAGGGGACCTTCGGCTACCGGGCGCGTGGCGCCTCGTACGAGCTGGTGGCCGGCTCGGTGCTGGTGGGTCACCCGGGCGACGAGTTCATGTGCACGCACGACCACCACGTCTGCGGCGACGAATGCCTGGCGTTTCACCTCTCGCCCGGCTTCGTCGATCTGGTCGGCGGCAACCAGGCCACCTGGCGCACCGGCGGTCTGCCGCCGCTGCCGGAACTCATGGTGCTGGGCGAGCTCGCGCAGGCGGTGGCCAGCGGCCGCAGCGATGCCGGTCTGGACGAAGTGGGCCTGTGGTTCGCGTCCCGCTTCGTGGACGTCGTGGCGGGCCGCCAGCGGGCGGCACAGACCGCGACCGGGCGCGACCGCCGCCGCGCCGTGGAGGCGGCGATGTGGATCGCCGCCCACTCGCACGAGGACATCGACCTGGACAGGGCGGCCGGCGAAGTGGCCTTGAGCCCGTTTCATTTCCTGCGGCTGTTCTCGCGCGTGCTGGGCGTCACGCCGCACCAGTACCTGGTGCGTTCGCGGCTGCGCCACGCGGCGCGGCTGCTCGCCGACAGCGAGCAACCGGTGACCGAGGTGGCCCTGGAGGTCGGGTTTGCCGATCTCAGCAACTTCGTGCGCAGCTTCCACCGCGCGGCCGGCGTCTCGCCGCGCGGCTTTCGCCAGGCCGCCCGAAACGGCCTGAAAAAGGACCGCAAGATTCTCCAAGACCGCGTGGCCGCCCTGATCGACGATGACCGCCTGATCAACCCATCAAGCAGGAAGCCATCGCCATGTACGACCACCTCGGACTGAAAGTCAAAGACCTCGCCGCGAGCATCCGCTTCTACGAAGTCGCGCTCGCCCCACTCGGCCACGAGCTGGGTTCCCACGACGACACCTGCGCCGGTCTGGGCCCGAAAGGCGCGCCCGCGCTGTGGCTCTATGCGACGAAGGGCGCCAAAGGCCCGGGCACGCACATCGCTTTCCGCGCCGCCGACCACCGGGCGGTGGACGCGTTCTACCAAGCGGGCCTGAAGGCTGGCGCCAAAGACAATGGCGGCCCGGGCCCGCGCCCCGACTACAGCCCGACCTACTACGCGGCCTTCTTGATCGACCCCGACGGCAACAACGTCGAAGCCGTCTGCCCCTGAAGAAGGGGGGGGAGAAGCGCCACGGCCACCGTCGGTGGCCAGCCCACGGGCTATCACCACACGCCACCGCATGCCAGCACCGCTGTTCGCCGACGGCGCACGGCGCAGCCGCTTCGTCTGGTGTCGATTCAGGGTGTATGTGTGAGAAAGTAGTCATTTAGTCGTTAATAAGTATTGCGAAAGATGTACAAATGATCACAATCGCTTTCGTGTGATGCAACTTTGTAAGTGCAAGCAAGGGAGGTGCAAGCAGTGCACCGCAAAGAGCACCTCACTCCGTCATTGGTCGCTCATGGGGGGTGGCCGATGTTTCAACCTTGCTTGGAGTGTCATCATGGAAAAGCTGCTGATCGCAACCCGCCGTTTCCTTCGCGACGAAGAAGGCGTGACCGCCATTGAGTACGGCCTGATCGCCGCGTTGATCGCTGTGGTGATCATCGTGGGGGCTGGTCTGGTGGGGACCAACCTCAACACCCTCTTTACCGATATCTCTGGCTGCCTGCAATCGCCGCCGGCGGGAGCCATCTGCGGCTGACCGGTGCTGGGTTGGCTGACCGAGAGGCCCAGCGATGGGCGGGCGGTCAGCCCACCCGCGGCGGGCGATGCTCTTTTCCCCGCTGACCCGGTGAACACATCCAAGGTTTCCACCATGCCAAGACCATCCCTCGGGTTTCGCCACTGGCAGCAAGGCGTGAGCGCCATCGAATATGGCTTGCTCGCCGCGCTGATCGCCTTGGTGGCCATCGTGGGCATGACGGCGCTGGGGAATGCCAATGAAGCGGGCTGGGATGCGTGGGTGGCACGTGTGCTCGCCGTGATTTCACCTCCCTGAACCGGGCAGGCCTGCTTGCAGGCCGGGAGCGGTGCAGACGGCAAGGTCTGCGCGCCCGAATGAGAAAAACCATCGGTCCAACCCTTGGAGGGTGGCCGAGAGAGCGATAGAGACGACCGTTACCGGTTTTGCCGCTGGCAAAACCCGAACTGGGAGTTGAACATGAACATCGGCATGGCACCTGGCGATTGGCAGGTAGGGGGCTTCGGCCTGCTGGCGTTGTGTCTCGCGCTGGCCGCGCTCTCCGATGGGCGGCGGCGCCGCATCCCGAACACGCTGGTGCTGGTGACCCTGCTGGTCGGCGTGTTGTTGAACACCTTCGGCCCCCAAGCTTTCCGCGACAACGACGGCCTGTTCTCGCTTTACCCCGGTGCCCTCGGCCTGGGGGCCAGCCTGCTGGGCGCGCTGGTGGCGCTGTTGGTCTTCCTTCCCTTTTACGCCTTGCGCGCCCTGGGCGCCGGTGACGTGAAGCTGTTTGCCGCCGTGGGCGCTTTCGCCGGCCCGGCCGCGAGCGTGAACCTCGCCCTGTGTGTGCTGCTGGCCGGTGGCCTGCTGGCGCTGGCCCGCATGGCCATGGCGCACAACGCCCGCCTGGTGGTGCGGAACACGCTGGCCGCACTGGGCCAGATGCTGCCGGGCTCGGTCGGTTCTTTCGATGCCGGCACCCAGACCGCCTGGCGCATGCCGTACGCGGTGGCCATCGCGCTCGGTGTCGTGGCCTACGCGGCCTGGCTGTTCAGCGGGCGCGAGCCCATCCTCAACTTTTGAAAGCCAGCCATGCAAGAGCTTTCACTTTCCAGCACCTCCCCACTGCTCAAGGCCGCCGTGGCCGAGCCCTTCGTCGACGCGGTGGATGTGGAGGGCCTGCCCGCGTCGTTCGTGATCGACCTGGCCCTGCGGCATTTCGCGCGCAAGGGCGAGCTCAAGCTGTTCGCCGTGGCGCAGCAGCTGGGCCTGCCGGTGCCGGTGATGGACAACCTGATGTCCCAGATGCGCGGCCTGGGCCTGCTGGAGGTGCCGCGGCGCGGCACGCTGGAGGGCGACATCAGTTTTGCGCTCACCGACGCTGGCCAGCGCATGGCGCGCATGGCGTTTGACAAGTGCCAGTACGTGGGCCCGGCGCCCGTGCCGCTGGCCGACTACGTGGCCCAGGTCCGGGAACAGGCCCAGCACCAGGCCCCGGTGCGCGCCGAGCGCCTGCAGCAGGTGCTCAAGGACATGGTCCTGCCGCCCGAGCTGCTGCCCACGCTGGGCAGCGCGCTCAACTCGGGCAAGGCGATCTACCTGCACGGCGACAGCGGCACCGGCAAGACCTACCTGGCCGAGCACCTGGTGCGCACCCTCGAGGGGCACATCTGGGTGCCCCACGCGCTGTACGTCGATGGCGAGGTGGTGCAGGTGTTCGACCCCATCGTGCACAAGCGGGTGACCCTGGCGCCGGTGCCCGATCGCACGCTCGCCCGCGATCTGTCGGCCGACGGCCGCTGGGTGCGCAGCGAGCGGCCGGTGGTGATCGCCGGTGGCGAGCTCACCCTGGACACGCTCGACCTGGAATACGACACCCACACCCGCCTGCACACGGCATCGCCCCAGTTGAAGGCCAACAACGGCATCTTCGTGATCGACGACCTGGGCCGCCAGCGCGTGAGCCCGAGCGAGCTCATGAACCGCTGGATCGTGCCCCTGGACCGCCACGTGGACTACCTGACGCTCAACACCGGCACCAAGTTCGCCGTGCCGTTCGACGTGCGGGTGATTTTCGCGAGCAACCTGCCGCCCGACGATCTGGTGGACCCGGCCTTTGCCCGCCGGCTGGGCTACAAGATCCGGATCGACGCGCTCGATGCCGCCCGCTACCGCAGCGTGGTGACGCAGGCCTGCGCGCGCACCGGCGTGCCCGAGGACCCGGCCGGGGTCGACCACCTCATCCACTTGCTGCACCCGCGCGACGGGCGGCCCTATTACCCCTGCATTCCCTTTGACGTGATCAGCAAGATCGCGGACCTCGGCCGCTACCTGGAGCAGCCCGCCCGCATGACCCCCGAGCGGCTGGAGTGGGCCTGGAACACCTACTTCGGCCGTGAGGATCACCACGGCATGGCCGCCATTCCTACGCATTCAGGAGAATGAAAATGCAAAGCAAACGCGCCTTCGTGATGCTGGCCCTGTCGGTGCTGGCCGGTGTGGCCGCCGTGATCCTGGCCGCCCGCTGGATGGGGCAACAGGCTTCGGGCGAACGGACCACCGTGCTGGTGGCCACGAGCGATCTCGATCTCGGTCAGGCGATCACCGCCCAGATGCTGCGCCCTGTTGCCTGGCCGGCCGGCGCGCAGCCGGAGGGGGCGTTCAACGACGCCACCAAGCTCGAAGGCCGGGTGGTGCGCACCAGCATCTACAAGGGCGAGCCGGTGCTGGAGCCCAAACTGGCCCCCGAAGGGACCAAGGCCGGCCTGGACTCGGTCATCAAGCCGGGGCACCGCGCCATCACCGTCAAGGTCAACGAGGTGGTGGGCGTGGCCGGCTTCCTGGCACCGGGCAGCCATGTGGACCTGCTGGTGAACATCAAGGACGACCGCGAAACGACCATTTCGCGGGTGGTGCTGGAACGCATCATGGTGCTGGCCGTGGCCCAGGAGGCCCGGCGCCCGGAAGAAACCAAGGCCCGCGTGGTCAACGCCGTCACCCTGGAGGTGACCCCCGAGCAGGCCGAAAAGATCGACCTGGCCCGCAATGTGGGCACCTTGTCGCTCATGTTGCGCAACCAGGTGGACACGCAGGACAGCGCCACCGAGGGCATCACCCGCAAGGACCTGTTCGGCGATGAACCGCCCGTGGTGAGCCCCCCGGCGGCCGTGGCCGTCGTCAAGAAGGCCGCACCGGTGCGCCGCGCCACCGCGCCGCGCAAGCCCGCACCCAGCGCCCCGGCCGAGCCCACCAACACGGTGGAGTTGATCCGCGGCATCCAGAAGTCTTCGTCCCCCTACTGAGGAAGCATCATGAAAACACCCGTTCTGCATGCACTGAGCGCTTCCATCTGGGCAGCGGGCCTGCTCACCGCGACCACCTGGGCGCAAACCCCCCAAACCCCCGTGACCAAGGGCGTGACCACCACCAAGGTGGCCGCGGCGCCGATGTCGGTCGATGTCGGCACCGATCTGGCCGCCATCGGGCCATCGCTGAACCTGACCATCGGCAAGTCGACCCTGCTGCGCATGCCGTCGGCCGTGACGCGGATTTCGCTCGGCAACCCCAGCGTGGCCGACGTGACGCTGATCAGCGCGACCGAGCTGTACCTGCTGGGAAAGACCTACGGCTCGACCAACCTCATCGTCTGGCGCAAGGGGAGCGGGCCGACCGCCATCGACGTCAACGTGAACATCGACCACCAGCGCATGGAGGCCAAGCTGCGCGAGTTGCTGCCGAATGAAAAGGGCATCCAGGTGCGCCCGGCGGCCGACTCGGTGATCCTCACCGGCATGGTGTCGAGCGCCGTCAAGGCCAAGGCGGCCGAGGAGATCGCCGCGGCCTTCGTGCGCGACGTGAACAAGAGCCTGGTGCTGCCGGTGGTGGCGGGCGACAACCGGGCCGAGTCGGGCACCAAGCTGGCGGTCAGCAGCGGTGGCGGCGGCGGCGCGGCGGCGGCCAACACGGCGGGCGCCAAGGTGGTCAACCTGCTGAGCATTGCCGAGGCCCAGCAGGTGATGCTGGAAGTGACTGTGGCCGAGGTGTCCAAGACGCTCATGGACAAGATGGGCGCCAACCTGCTCTTCACCCGCACCAACGGCAGCTGGACGTATGGCATCTCGTCGGCTTTTGGCGGCGATGGCCGCGGCCTGCTCAGCGCCCTCAAGAGCAACGGCAATGGCATCGATATCGACGCCGAGAAGAGCAACGGCCTGGTGAAGATCCTCGCCGAGCCCAATCTGGTGGCCATCAGCGGCCAGGAAGCCAGCTTTCTCGCGGGCGGCAAGATATTCATCCCGGTGGCGCGCAGCAACGACGCGACCGGTGGCACCACCATCACGCTGGAAGAGAAGGAGTTTGGCGTGGGCGTGAAATTCACCCCCACGGTGCTCGAAGGCGGCCGCATCCACCTGAAGGTCGCGCCCGAAGTGTCCGAGCTGTCGCAGACCGGCACGCCGTTCACCACGGTGAATGGCCAGACGGCGATCCTGCCCAGCTTCACCACCCGCCGCGCACAGACCTCGGTGCAGCTCATGGACGGCCAGAGCCTGGCGATTGCCGGCCTGATCAAGAACAACGTGCGCCAGGCCATGGACGCGTTGCCCGGCCTGGGTGAGGTGCCGGTGCTGGGCGCCCTGTTCCGCAGCAACGAGTTCCAGGGCGATCGCAGCGAACTCATGTTCGTGATCACGCCGCGCCTGGTCAAGCCGATCGACCCGGGCTACATCCTGCCCACCGACGGCTACAAGCCGCCCAGCCGGTCCGAGTTCTACCTCGGCAACCAGCTCGAAGGTTCGGGCCGTGTCGACGTGCCCGCCGACCGACCCGCCGCCATGCCACCGGCCCCGGCCGCGGGCAGCGGCGGCATGGAAGTGAAGTAAGGAGCATCAACATGTCCACCACCACCTTGTCCCTTCGCCTGGCCTCTGTGTTGGCCACCGCCAGCCTGCTGGCGGCCTGCGCCAGCACCACGCCGCAGCTCGACGCCGCGTTCGGCGACGCGGTGCGCGAGGCCCGCGCGGCCCAGACCCTCAACCCCAAGGCTTCGGAGAACACCGATCCGGTGCTGGGCATCGACGGCAAGGCCGGGGCCGCGGCGCAGCAGCGCTACCAGGAGTCGTTCCAGGCGCCGCCCAAGACCTTCGAGATCATCAACATCGGCGGGACCATCACGGGCAACTGAGCCTCGATGGCCCAGGCCCGGTCCCGTTTTCTGGAGAGAAGCATGCAACTGCACCATCGCCGCGCAAAGCTTCGCCACCAGCGCGGTGCGGTGGCGATCATCCTGGGCCTGACCATCGTTGTGCTGATCGGGTTTGCCGGGCTGGCCATCGACCTGGGCCGCTTCTTCACGATCAAGACCGAGTTGCAGAACGGGATGGACGCCTGCGCGCTGGCCGCTGCCTCGCAACTGAGACCCGGGCAAAACAACCCCACCGCGTTGACCAAGGCCATTGCCTACGGGCGCGTCTTTTCCACCGGGGGTGTGGACGATCCGGCCACCCCGGCGGGGGAGGGCAACACCGATGCGATCAAGAACCGGGCCAATTTCCAGAGCCTGGTGATCGACATCGCGGCCAGCCAGATCACGTTTTCGGACACCCTGGCAGGCCCGTACGAAGTGGCCGCTGAGGCCAACTACAACACGGCCGCCTTTGCCAAGTGCACCTATCCCCTGGCCGGGCTGCCCATCCTTTTCATGCGGGTGCTCAACCCCTTGTTGAGCACGCAGACCGTCTCGGCCATGGCGGCCGCCACCTTGGCGCCTTCGGCGTCGGCCTGCGCGATACCGGTGGCCGTGTGCAAGGAGCCCGGAAGCACGGCATCGTCCAACTTCGGGTTGACGGTCGGACAGTG
This Hydrogenophaga taeniospiralis DNA region includes the following protein-coding sequences:
- a CDS encoding GNAT family N-acetyltransferase; amino-acid sequence: MSRPALMPVAWRCLPFDALLPRTLYALLQLRSAVFVVEQACAFQDLDGADADCMHLLGEAVDPNGQPQLLAYTRLVPAGLKYHEASIGRVVTAPVTRGSGMGHALMAESIRMLHSLWGVQPIRIGAQAHLERFYNAHGFVSDDKPYIEDGIPHLEMLRPEAPLRRFAASPQGDHALGPAEPDLRRVLNGSPSDPQTPASPSGDKT
- a CDS encoding SDR family oxidoreductase, which translates into the protein MISDFKGKTAVLTGAGSGFGLECARIGAQLGMNLVLVDVQQDALDKAEAEMKAAGAQVLARRVDVSSAEQMEALAADVVQRFGAPHFVFNNAGVGSGGLVWENSVKDWEWVLGVNLWGVIHGVRLFTPLMLAAAKADPAFQGHIVNTASMAGLLTPPNMGIYNVSKHAVVSLTETLYQDLKLVSDQISASVLCPYFVPTGISQSHRNKPAELVDEKATQSQLIGQAMSDKAVSSGKVTAAEVAQKVFDAIAADRFYIFSHPKALGNVRARMEGIVNQTNPADPFLERPEIGVGLRAALRAV
- a CDS encoding methylated-DNA--[protein]-cysteine S-methyltransferase, with the translated sequence MAEGGHTLFDTTIGVCGIAWGPEGVVAVQLPEADAARTRARLLIGLPPLTEVARPPAPVQAAIEGIQALLKGEARDLLEVPLDMTRLTPFQREVYAMARAIPPGQTRTYGEMARALGDAGLARAVGQALGHNPFAPVVPCHRVLAAGARSGGFSARGGVATKLRMLQIEGAQIGGGPGLFDGDGA
- a CDS encoding helix-turn-helix domain-containing protein, whose translation is MITATELLTGAIRVVDYRCSAGPAEQPFTELHTSHSVSYVRKGTFGYRARGASYELVAGSVLVGHPGDEFMCTHDHHVCGDECLAFHLSPGFVDLVGGNQATWRTGGLPPLPELMVLGELAQAVASGRSDAGLDEVGLWFASRFVDVVAGRQRAAQTATGRDRRRAVEAAMWIAAHSHEDIDLDRAAGEVALSPFHFLRLFSRVLGVTPHQYLVRSRLRHAARLLADSEQPVTEVALEVGFADLSNFVRSFHRAAGVSPRGFRQAARNGLKKDRKILQDRVAALIDDDRLINPSSRKPSPCTTTSD
- a CDS encoding VOC family protein, whose amino-acid sequence is MYDHLGLKVKDLAASIRFYEVALAPLGHELGSHDDTCAGLGPKGAPALWLYATKGAKGPGTHIAFRAADHRAVDAFYQAGLKAGAKDNGGPGPRPDYSPTYYAAFLIDPDGNNVEAVCP
- a CDS encoding Flp family type IVb pilin, with the translated sequence MEKLLIATRRFLRDEEGVTAIEYGLIAALIAVVIIVGAGLVGTNLNTLFTDISGCLQSPPAGAICG
- a CDS encoding Flp family type IVb pilin; this translates as MPRPSLGFRHWQQGVSAIEYGLLAALIALVAIVGMTALGNANEAGWDAWVARVLAVISPP
- a CDS encoding prepilin peptidase, which encodes MNIGMAPGDWQVGGFGLLALCLALAALSDGRRRRIPNTLVLVTLLVGVLLNTFGPQAFRDNDGLFSLYPGALGLGASLLGALVALLVFLPFYALRALGAGDVKLFAAVGAFAGPAASVNLALCVLLAGGLLALARMAMAHNARLVVRNTLAALGQMLPGSVGSFDAGTQTAWRMPYAVAIALGVVAYAAWLFSGREPILNF
- a CDS encoding ATP-binding protein, coding for MQELSLSSTSPLLKAAVAEPFVDAVDVEGLPASFVIDLALRHFARKGELKLFAVAQQLGLPVPVMDNLMSQMRGLGLLEVPRRGTLEGDISFALTDAGQRMARMAFDKCQYVGPAPVPLADYVAQVREQAQHQAPVRAERLQQVLKDMVLPPELLPTLGSALNSGKAIYLHGDSGTGKTYLAEHLVRTLEGHIWVPHALYVDGEVVQVFDPIVHKRVTLAPVPDRTLARDLSADGRWVRSERPVVIAGGELTLDTLDLEYDTHTRLHTASPQLKANNGIFVIDDLGRQRVSPSELMNRWIVPLDRHVDYLTLNTGTKFAVPFDVRVIFASNLPPDDLVDPAFARRLGYKIRIDALDAARYRSVVTQACARTGVPEDPAGVDHLIHLLHPRDGRPYYPCIPFDVISKIADLGRYLEQPARMTPERLEWAWNTYFGREDHHGMAAIPTHSGE
- the cpaB gene encoding Flp pilus assembly protein CpaB, translating into MQSKRAFVMLALSVLAGVAAVILAARWMGQQASGERTTVLVATSDLDLGQAITAQMLRPVAWPAGAQPEGAFNDATKLEGRVVRTSIYKGEPVLEPKLAPEGTKAGLDSVIKPGHRAITVKVNEVVGVAGFLAPGSHVDLLVNIKDDRETTISRVVLERIMVLAVAQEARRPEETKARVVNAVTLEVTPEQAEKIDLARNVGTLSLMLRNQVDTQDSATEGITRKDLFGDEPPVVSPPAAVAVVKKAAPVRRATAPRKPAPSAPAEPTNTVELIRGIQKSSSPY
- a CDS encoding type II and III secretion system protein family protein — its product is MKTPVLHALSASIWAAGLLTATTWAQTPQTPVTKGVTTTKVAAAPMSVDVGTDLAAIGPSLNLTIGKSTLLRMPSAVTRISLGNPSVADVTLISATELYLLGKTYGSTNLIVWRKGSGPTAIDVNVNIDHQRMEAKLRELLPNEKGIQVRPAADSVILTGMVSSAVKAKAAEEIAAAFVRDVNKSLVLPVVAGDNRAESGTKLAVSSGGGGGAAAANTAGAKVVNLLSIAEAQQVMLEVTVAEVSKTLMDKMGANLLFTRTNGSWTYGISSAFGGDGRGLLSALKSNGNGIDIDAEKSNGLVKILAEPNLVAISGQEASFLAGGKIFIPVARSNDATGGTTITLEEKEFGVGVKFTPTVLEGGRIHLKVAPEVSELSQTGTPFTTVNGQTAILPSFTTRRAQTSVQLMDGQSLAIAGLIKNNVRQAMDALPGLGEVPVLGALFRSNEFQGDRSELMFVITPRLVKPIDPGYILPTDGYKPPSRSEFYLGNQLEGSGRVDVPADRPAAMPPAPAAGSGGMEVK